A genomic stretch from Patagioenas fasciata isolate bPatFas1 chromosome 10, bPatFas1.hap1, whole genome shotgun sequence includes:
- the LOC136105912 gene encoding olfactory receptor 14J1-like, whose amino-acid sequence MKIALILLREVSPNLSLPFLLWSASYVERQQMSNSSSITQFLLLAFTNTRELQLLHFWLFLGIYLAALLGNGLIITTIAWDQHLHTPMYFFLLNLSLLDLGSISTTVPKSMANSLWDTRVISYAGCAAQLFLFFFLSSAEFYLLTIMSYDRYVAICKPLHYGTLLGSRACVHMAAAAWATGFLHALLHTANTFSLPLCKGTALGQFFCEIPQILKLSCSYSYLRELGLIVIGLFVAFVCFVFIVVSYVQIFRAVLRIPSEQGQHKAFFTCLPHLAVVSLFISSAMFAYLKPPSISSSFLDLLVSVLYSVVPPAVNPLIYSMRNQDLKDALRKLLS is encoded by the coding sequence atgaaaatagctttgattttgctcagagaagtctcccctaacttgtcactgccttttcttctttggtcagcgtcctatgtcgagaggcagcaaatgtccaacagcagctccatcacccagttcctcctcctggcgttcacaaacacacgggagctgcagctcttgcacttctggctcttcctgggcatctacctggctgccctcctgggcaacggcctcatcatcaccaccatagcctgggaccagcacctccacacccccatgtacttcttcctgctcaacctctccctcctggacctgggctccatctccaccactgtacccaaatccatggccaactctctgtgggataccagggtcatttcctatgcagggtgtgctgcacaactctttctttttttctttttatcttcagcagaattttaccttctcaccatcatgtcctacgaccgctacgttgccatctgcaaacccctgcactacgggaccctcctgggcagcagagcttgtgtccacatggcagcagctgcctgggccactgggtttctccatgctctgctgcacacggccaatacattttcactgcctctgtgcaagggcactgccctgggccagttcttctgtgaaatcccccagatcctcaagctctcctgttcATACTCCTACCTTAGGGAACTGGGACTTATTGTGATAGGTCTGTTCGtagcatttgtgtgttttgtgtttattgtggtgtcctatgtgcagatcttcagggccgtgctgaggatcccctctgagcagggacagcacaaagcctttttcacctgcctccctcacctggccgtggtgtctctgttcatcagctctgccatgtttgcctacctgaagcctccctccatctcctcctcattcctggatctgctggtgtctgttctgtactcagtggtgcctccagcagtgaaccccctcatctacagcatgagaaaccaggacctcaaggatgccctgaggaaactcctatcttag